From Struthio camelus isolate bStrCam1 chromosome 8, bStrCam1.hap1, whole genome shotgun sequence:
GTTCTCTTCTGCCTCTCTTACTTAGTGCTTTCTGAGGTGGGTCTAGTTACAACTGCGATTGAATAAAGTTGACAGGCAAGGAATTAGCCTGAGTAACTACATTTATCTGTCACTGTTTGACGCTATTCATTGTGGCTGAATACTACTCTGTAACTTTCCATtagaaaataactgcattttgctataaaaataaagctCTATATGAATTTGTATGTAAAGATAGGTGCAGTAACTGGTACCTAGCTGCAACGCTGTGAGCCTCATCACACCTCATTAAATAATTTACAGGCACCTAACATGGTAAGCTAGTGAAGAGAATTTTACTGCAGGGGGAGAGAAAATTATATCTATTAATTACCTCATACTGAAGATACTTTGCAGTcatttttcaaattaatattCCATATTCTTCTCTAGAATAACTATGAAGGGAAGTAGCAATATTAAGAGTTTTACTTCGTTTgagttttcaaaaaaacatttgGATCTATTACAAGCTTCCAAGGGAGATAAGAAACTGATTTTCCTTGATCCATTTCATGTATATTGGTTACTTGAGTGCTCAAGGGAGAAGTTACTATAATCATTGTTTTACAGATGAACAGTAGTGCAGAGGGATAAACAGATTAGTTTTACAAGAGGAAATAGGCCCCCCCAAGCCCAATATTTAGGTCCTGCTAACATTTACAAAATGTTGGCTTAAACATACATTCTCTCATTTCCCCACTTTCAAAGTGAGTTCTAGCTCTATGAGATTTCAGCTGATAGAACAAAAATCGCTGCTGCATTGTTTTTGGAAGAACTGAGATCTGTTGTTCATTTGTGAAGAAACAGAGTACGCACCTAGCCTTGAAATGTGGCAACTACACATTCTTTGTGGACATGCTGCATCTCATTTCATCCCAAACTGTCAACAAGATAAGCTCTTCTCCTTTGGATTTATTATCGTTATGTtgtgctgctccctgctctttctGTGAATTTCATTCTTCAGATAACTAGCTCACCATGCATAAATTTTGCAGGGATGGTCACATGCCTGTCAATTTTCCCCCTAGATCTATAATATAGACACCTGTGGCTCTCACTTGAAGATTGTTGCTCAAAAATGCTTCATGCAGGACCAGGAATCTCTGCTGTGCAATTTCTTATCCTGTTTGAATGaatgagaaggagaaggaaagactgGCAGACTAGACTCTAGCTTACTGACATACTGTACTATGAATACGAATTAAACAACAATTCTCGGCTTTTTATATGTGCTAAATAATTCTTCTCAAAGCACTCCAGTTTCCCACCCATTCTGTGGTAGAAATCAAATACTTGATCACATCTTTGGGTGATGATGTTGATATCAATTTCATTGTATCATTATCCATCTTAAAACTGACCGTTGTTTGGTTTATTCTTTTCCCCAAAATGTGATTACCACTGAAGTGTTTACGTAATACTTGGCACAAGAAAACCATGGCCTGTGAATGATAGTCTTAAAATGTATCACttatatttaacatattttagtTTTGTGGATCAGTCACCTCTTTACCAGGATGTTCCCCTCTAATACAAGATAATTTAATAAAGCACATGCTATTCTAAGCTCCACTTATCCAATATAGAATATCTAATTCTTTATTTATTCTTCAGGTATTCACTGTGACGCAGACATCAATGAATGTTACATGAACCCTTGCCAAAATGGTGGAATCTGTGAAAATTTTCCTGGGAATTATACTTGTCATTGTCCATCTGCAGACAAAGAAGGGATTTATTATGGTGGCTGGAACTGTACAGAAGTTCTCCATGGCTGTACTGATCAACAATGCCAAAACAATGGAATATGTATCCCACATTTAAAAAATGGCCAACATGGATTCAGCTGCATATGCTCACCTGGATATACTGGAATACACTGTGAAACCATAACCACATTTTCCTTTGACAGAAACAGTTTCCTTTGGCTGAAGAATCCCATGCCCCCTAAAAAGGAATCTTTCTACAATATAAACCTGAGTTTTCAGACTGTGCAACCTACAGCCTTTCTATTTTACCGAGGGGAGAAAGATACATTTGTGAAGTTGGAGTTATGGAATGGCTACTTACGCTTATCCATTCGAGTTAATAACCAGCCACAGGCTCTTTTGAGTATTTCTCATAATGTCAGTGATGGAGAATGGCACTCAGTGGAGGTAACCTTGGCAAGAGCTGTTACGCTTAATTTACTTGACAGCTCTTGTATAGAATCATGTGTCAATAAAACTTCTGCTGTGATAGATAATGATCACGTGATGCTTGCATTTCAGAACACATTTTTGGGCAGCTTACCTGTGGGAAACTTTAGCAGCAATTCTCTACTTAACATCTATAATATGCATTCTGCGCCTTCATTTGTAGGCTGCCTTCAGGACATTGAAATAGACTTGAATATTATTACTCCAGAGAATGTATCACCTGAATCATCTTTAAATGTCAAGACAGGATGTACTAAAAAGGACTGGTGTGAAAACAACCCTTGTCAGAATAGGGGACGCTGTATCAACTTGTGGCTGAGTTATCACTGTGATTGCTACCGGCCATACACAGGGCCAAGTTGCTCAACAGGTAAGCTAATGCTGTTGGCATTAGTATATTAAGTGGTTGCTGAAAGCATAATGATAAACAATCCTGTTTACCTCAGCGATGAAACAACATGACCCTTAAGATCTCTGGAACTTATTGTCAACTGATGAGAAAACACAAGAGGTTAGTAGTAGCATGTGTTCGTTATATTTTCTAGTTGCTTTTCCAGGAAGCCTACTTTTCAGCCGGACAGAAAAGTCAGGCTAAACTGATGGAGTCTGCTCATCTAGTTTTTAAATCTTCTTAGCATTAGCACTCCATAAACTCTGGAAAACTTAGTTCACTGGAGGTTATGCACTCTGGGTAAAATTTAGAAAGCAATCAAGTTTAAGTcttattcaaagcattctttGAAAGTTTTATCCTCAAGCTCTCCAGGCTTTTATAAAAAAACTCATTTAAGGCAATGAAGAGGGCAAACAAAAGTATTACAAGTTAAAAAAGACATattccaatttttaaaaatgaactagaTTATACTATTAACTTAATCTTATTAGCCTAGAGAGACAGCTAATAGGGCCCATTCATTTCTTAGCTGATTCAAGTGCAGCGCTGGGCAATAACTAACAAAGGCTGCTACCGCCAGATATTGGTTTGGCAGCCAGAGTGAAACGTGTCCGTTTCTCAGTAAGCACAAGAGCACATCTCAGAAAACACCCTCACTGGCAGCGATGACCAGGAACTCAAAAGCTGAAGACGCCTATAGCACCTTCCTTGCTACAAATGATTTTTCCAACTGCAGGCTGAGACAAAGTGGAAGGACAGCATGAGGTCCCTGCGCTGCTCCCTGTATACTACATCTAGTGTGTGAATAACAGTGTTTTGCCCTGTGGAACTATAAATACAGCACCTTTCAGGAGCATTTTGGGGTGGATTCTGCAATCCTTCCTCAGCAAAAGTCTTAGGGATTTCAAACAGGCAGTTTTGCCTAAGAATCTTCCATTCAATGCCCTCtcccctgcttccctccctgccccagttACTAACCATCCACACATGTTCAATCATACCAACATTTAGGgaggaagaaatatatatatacatatatatatacacacacatatacatacatatatatatatacacacatatacatgcatacacacacacacacacatatatatatttgctaaGTGGATTGGAGGAAATGAAGGGCAACAGCAGTACCATGGTCAAATTAGAATGGACAGATTCTAAACTGGTGTAAATTGGCATGGCTGCATTGAAGCCAGCGAAGCTACACTGATTTACATCAACTGAATGACTGGCCCCAGGGGCTTATTGGATGTATCACTGCAGAAAGCTGTAGCTTGAAgtacatttcaaaatgtttaaatacaATTTCATTTTGTATGCTATACTTAATAGTTATCAATACATaccttttttttattgcaaaatgaCAAAGTCTGCGAGGTAATTGTAACAGACTTCTTTGAAGTTCAGCTGTAATTTATCCAAAGGTTTGGAAAGCAACTTTGGAGTATAGAACAACATCTGGTAAATATGTTTGCCTCCTTATATGATGTAAAATTAAAACCAGTCAGGGCCAGGAGAGGCTTATGCTGTCATTAAAACTGTTGAGAATGATTAgcaagcatgcatttttttttcctgctgaccaCAATATTCCCTGCAAATCATGGCACCATGCCATTTTGATACATAGGTTCTAGATATATGCCATATTTAAAAGACTGGGGCAGGCTTTTTAAAAGGCAGAGTGGGAGAGACTTGTGGTAAAGGATAACATAAGAAATGCTAGTGTCTTTCTGAGGAAAAGTTGCTGCCAAGTATTTAATTGACAAAGAGGCAATATTTTCTCTACATACACAAAATAACAAACAGATGTTGACTCATTTTGATCAACATCCAGATGTTGTGACCCACGAGGTTAATATTGACCAAGGTGATGCTAGCCATCTCATCAAACACAAGAGCAGattgatgattttttaaaatatatatatatatataatatatataaaataaatacagagaaatgtAACAAAGGAATtgtgaaatacctttttttgaaCACTAATGCTTCCTTCTATGAATGCAAAAGTATAATCCTAATTCAAGCAGAAAAGTTCTTTTTATCCACATGAAAAATGCTTCACTCTCAAGTACCATCTTACAGAGAAGGTGTAACGTAAAGAGTTTTCATGCCTAAAAACGctcatttctgcaaatatttatttctatgtaCCAGATTTTTAACAAGCACATCAAGAAAGAAATATAGGTAATCTCATTTGCAGAATTAAAGTATTTCAAACTTTATTTACAAAATTGTCCATTTAAGAGCAAAAAAGGGATTCATTGCTGTTACTACATAATATTACTGTGCCACCTAGCAGCACATATGGTTGTTAGGGCCTTCATAATCAGTCCCCTATTTTCATTGTGTTGACAATGtagtcttaaaaaacaaaaaaatagtgcTGCAGGCAGAAACTTGACTAAGAGGTCTCACTCCAGGAGTTTTACTGCACAAAAGAAGATTCTGACTATTTAGCTAtgtgtgcatttcttttttttaaaacttggctTATTCTTTCTATGAAGTTGATATATGAAAAAATAGCCCTTGGAAGTATTTAGGCAGGAAGTCTATAGTATTGAGGACAAGATCACGAAACTTAAGATGCAGAAATAGAAACACTTTCTTGTGCTTTAATGAGATGATTCATCAGAATAAAATATGCTTTGGACTACATATTTTGTATCCTTACAAGTCTGAAAAtcattactgaaaataaagagtAAGGGTGAAAGACACATGTTTTTGgtttaatcattttaattgataaaaacaaaataagaaaaaggctTACTGGATCCTGGatcattttttccccatgacaTGATAGCATTATGGGCGCACATAAGAATGAGCAAGATTCATAACTGCTATAAGTTGATATATATTAGCACATATTGAGTTCCAGAAACATAAAATCTGTTGAAGAAATGTAGTGCCTATGCAGTACAAAATGGGTGCACTGTTTGGAGGTTTTACACAAGAGGATTTTGCATCCTCTTGATTTGAGCATTTTTTAGACTATTTGTATGATTGAAATTCAGtgcaaaaaaatcatgaaatactAGAATTATACTATCTTCCATAGTCATCAGAGGATCATAGCAGCTACATTCTTTTCAAAATGATCTTTCTGATGACCAGTTCAGGAAATTTTATAGATCTGTGCTTGCTTAACCATTTGAAAACCCTGCATTACACAGAGAATGATAAAGGTGAAAAATATGCCGAATAATATAACATCTGGTTCTGTAGTGGGTCTAATGCTACAGCCTGTTAGCCTGGAAGCTCACAGGAATTCTGAAATTGAAGCTATTTGCAGCTGAATCAAATCTTTATTCATCCGTAAATAACAGCACATCTTACtaccagaaataaatatttattactaGAAGTAGCTATTTGATCACTGCATTGGCTCCCTTGTCATTTAGCCCTAACTATTttatttccctccccttttttcctttttttccccctttttccctaTTGCTAACCCCAAGAGTATATTCCAGGCCGGTTTGGATCTGAAGACATCTCAGGGTATGCTGCGTTTTCTGTTGACGCCACTCAGAACGAAAATGTGAATATATCAATGTTTGTCCGAACACGCAAATCTTCTGGCTTGTTACTGGCTTTGAGAAACAGTACCTATCTCTACGTAAGCATCTACTTGGAAGGTGGAAAACTCACAATGTTAGCTCCAAATTCCATGAAGTTATTAGGGAAACACACTATGAATGACGGAAACTTTTActtaatatcattaaaaatagaaCCAAATAAGATGGAATTATTCCAGTCCTCCCAATACATAGGCTTTATTTCTACTCCAGCACTAACCATTCAAAGTAAGGATATTCTTTACATTGGAGGCCTACCAGATAATGGAGAAACTGATATAAACAGCAGGAATTTCAAAGGCTGTATCCAAGATGTAAGACTGAATAACCAACCTCTGGAATTCTTCCCTATTGCCAGTCCACTGAATTCTCTTATCAATCGAACCCTGATCAACATCACCAAAGGCTGTGCTGGTGATAACCTCTGCAAGGTAAGAACGCAATTTTTCAgagcattttcacatttttataatggggactttaaaagtttttttcgTGTGTTTCCATACAATATATGATGATAATGACATCTTAATATACAAAAATGTTAGAAAGAGCAGATTTTGTTAAATTGTGCTACAAATGATGAGCATCAACAGCAAAATACATTGGCATatgggaaaatgaaaatattttaagggtGAAATACTGATGCTCAGCAGTTATTAAACATGCTGTGCAGTCCTGGTACTGGCGCTTTAACGCTTTATCATTTTTGCCAAGCAGTCCCACATCCTTACAGGGGGGGATTCCACCAACATTTATTCATACTTAGGTTGTGTCTTCTCTTTCCTTGTAGTCCAACCCTTGCCACAATGGTGGTGTATGCTATTCAGTCTGGGATGACTTCACTTGCACATGTCCCCCTAACACAGCAGGGAAAGCATGCGAGGAAGTTAAGTGGTGTGAGCTTGGGCCCTGTCCTCATGAAGCGCAATGCCAGCTGGTGCACCAAGGATTTGAATGTAAGTACATTTCAGTTATTCCTATCAATCATCCTTGGGAATAGAAACTTTCATCAACATATCCTTAAAACCCAATATTCCCTTCCTTTAAAGTTCTATCAGATCCTATTTCTATATTATAATAATGATCGTTAGTACTGTAaataatattaatgaaaatagCATACCctactaaaaacagaaaagaaattttcaaCCAGACACCCTGACTCAGACACTGATGTTTACAGGACCCTTACCCTTGACTTATTCAGCACAACTTCTCAAGGTTGCGCAGTAGATCACTACCTTGCCAGAGTGCCACTGTACCCCACATATTTCCACTGCAAAGAGATAAGAGGAAATCCAGAGATGGATTAACCTTAAGATATTCTCCCTCCTTCTGAAAAGGCAAGCTACATTGCATCATTCCATTTTCTTAAATGTTAAATTTCTTTGAAGAGAGTTTTAGGCATCTTAATGCCAGCAGTACGGTTATTAAACTGGTATCTTCATAAGAAGCTCCTGCACGCCAAGCAGTATTAGTTTGAAAATTGATGGCCATTAACTATCTTAAGAATATCTTAAGAATAGCCATCCTGCatatctctttccttctcctctttccttcctctctttccctccctgaaCTGAAGTggaatttaaaaagcaagtaaGCATTTtgaagctatatttttttctttttcttatcaaAGAAAGTCCTAATGATGCTGTGAAAGAGGGTTAATTCACACAAAGTCCGATGGAAGCAGTTAGAATGGCTGACTCTGAGGAATGAGAAATTTGGTCAACAAAAGATTTCTACCATAGACAATTTGCAGACAGACCAATACGATGCTTTCTTTGTTGAGATTATTAGAATGAGTACTGCAGCACTTCTTAAAATttataactgaaattaaaatatttgcaccTTCTCTAATAGGCATGTCTTTAATGATAACATCAAAATACATTCCCTCATAAACTTTAGTATTTCATGTTATGGTAGAATATAAACTATCacacagagaagaggaaagtaaTTGAACTGTTTACTTTTACTAAAATCAAGACCATTTACACTATTAGCCGGCCTTTAGATTTCAGTGCTGTTCTATGTGGCAATAGTAGGGGGTCTCCCTAATGAATACTCAAAAATTCCTGCACTATAGAGCTGAATTTTTTACTAGTTTTTTCAGAGCCGCAATCTAGACTTCTCTGTAGGTATACATCCCGCTGATTCCCCTAGCCCCTGGACATTCAGGCTAAACCAGATTACTTTTAGCAGTAACTGTACTGTTTGTACTGGGCTGCAACTTGAGCTGAGCTCCAGTTGTGTTAGGCTCTGTGCGTCACATACAATGAACTGTAAGAGCCCTCCTTGAGGGCCATAAAAGTCTAATTCTAGGTCTATATTTGTAAGTTTTGCCAACATATTGAGGAGTATTGAGGGGAACAACAATGACAACATATGTCCAACAGAGGATGGTCAGAAAAAAGGAGTTATACTGGCCAGTAAGCTCTTTGCCAGCTTGGTGTCTTATGTTTTGGAAACTAGCTTAAGCTAAGCTAGAAAAAGAGCTGTTTTCTAGGAGCTGTGAGTATAGTTCTACCTACACAGTTACAATTAGCAAGCCCTTTTAGGAAAACATGAACTCCAACTatgcaaaaaaagacaaaaagcagacaCAGGAAGCTTATGTTGGGAGCATCGTGTAAAGGTGAAACCTTATGATCAGTGTCACACTGAGAGTAAAATCACATCCAGATGCCCTGCTGCTGTCAGGACTTAAGGACTTAAGGACTGCAGGATTCTGCAGGAGCTTTTTAGCTTTtgagtttaaaataaactttgtggaatttttaaaaattcagaaataattttgaaaagctcTTAGTTTCCTTTTTACTGTGGTTTCCTCTGGGGAAATTCTTTGTATTGGAGAGGCACCACATTTGATGTGCCAAGCAATGTAGTTATACATCTGCTGACTTAGTGTTAGGGTATAAAGTCATTGGGCAATATAATAATTCATGGTGCTTATTGTCTATGTCTGCATCCTCAGAGGGTTTCAAGTAAATTGATTTCTTAGTATTTACTTCACAGTGAAAGGCaggttcttttcttctgctgctcccCAGTAATAATCTCTTACTGGAACTCCCAAGGGCTCTTTTTACCAAGATTTACGGAGCCCAGAGATAGTTCAGAAGTCCACTTTATCTTAATGCTAGGATCTTGCAAACCAAATTTGTCTGAAGTACAAACAGAAGACATTCCTTCCTGTCTCTCCTCCCCATTTATAATCCTCATAAATCTTGGGATGTGCAAATTTACAGTTCAGTGAGTTAGTACATTTTAGTAGAAACCATCCTAACGAAAGATGTCAAATATGGTTGTGAAGATGGCCATAAAACTGCCATAACGTTGCCCATCAATTTTCACTCACAGCAGTATAAATCGAATACTCTACTACCCTCTAATTTCCACCAGCACAGTCTCAGTGGAGTCAATAGGACTACAGCAGTGTGTACACAGAAGGAGAAGATGGCTTTAAAAACGACAGGGATGACTCTTCTTACATTGAAATTGCAGTGGCTTTTTACCAACTGACTTCAATAGAATTAGTCCTTTTTccatcactgaaaataaattggGATCCAACACATAAATTCAAAAACTTCTCTAGTGCTTTATCtaagaaaagaacaaatgagATCAAAGGTTTTCCTAGTCTAGATTCTGTCACTGAAAATAACCAGCTCCTGGTACCTAGGCAGAGAACATAAGAAAAAGGACAAATACATCTTCCTTGAAATACTTTCTCAGCCTTAGGTTTGAGAGTTACCTGCAGTCATGATCCACTCCTTCCCTTTggctaaagaagaaaaagaggtaaCACTAAGGAAGCAGAGAAGGGCAGGCAAATAATACCTATTTTTTCCAAGTTTAGAAACTTGAATACAGGAAGTGATATTGTAGGTAAGTGCTACAATGAGAAGAAATAACTAAGAGTTAAAAAGTCTTTGTGATTCTTAATATAATATGCTGATTTAACTAATACATTCATTTAATCTCTTGCCAAAATaccatttaaataacatttgtCTGTAGAGTTACCTCAGTCAGATTAGGCTATACCCAGAAATCTTTAGAAAGCTATCAAGCCCCATCAACAATTCCAATAAATCAGTACAGCCCCACTGACTTTGGGAGACCTGGTCTTttactgttatttctttcttAAGTGTTCATGATGGGCTGTCATCATGAAGAGAAACGAGGCTCAGGTCTTTACTACAATTACATACTTATATTAATTCGTTGACTTCAGTAGAGATACTTCTGATTTGCATAACTGTAAATAAGGCCATACTGTAGGTCACTGTCCCCCTTTCGAAGTTAGAAAGGAACATACCAGAAGTTTTAGAGTTGTAACTTCAGATGATGCAAATCAGCACAGCTCTACTGACTTCAGTTAATTTGATACTGGCCCTGGCCTGTAATTTTTATAGCCACAAAGAGCAGCCAAGGCTAACTGGAACAGGGTTAGAATTTGAATGTTttccagcaaaaacaaaaagacttaaATGACAGGGTGCATAGTGCACTGAAGAAATATTGCTCTACATGTATTGCTTTAAAGTTGGCCTGGTTTCTCAATTATTATCTTTGCACAGGTCTTGCTAATGCAGTGTTTAGCGGCCGAAGCAGTGCGATATTTTACAGAAGCAACGGAAAAATCAGCAGAGATCTCACCAATATCGTATTTGGCTTTCGAACTAGGGATACTGATGTGATACTGCTGTATGCGGAGAAGGAGCCCGAGTGTGTCACCATTAGTATTCAGAACTCCAGATTACTTTTTCAATTGCAAAGCGGCAACAGCTTTTATAAGTTGACCCTTGCTAGTTCACGACCTGTGAGTGATGGGAAGTGGCATCAAGTGACGGTCTCTATGATAGAACCCCAGTCCCAGGCCTCTAGATGGCACATTGATATAGATAATAAGAGCGACACTGCAACTAGCACAACTGTCACAGGAAGCCTCAACTTTTTAAGAGAAGAGATAGACATTTATGTGGCTGACAAGGCTTTTGACAATCTGGACGGCCTGCAAGGATGTATGAGCACCATAGAAATCGGTGGCATTTATCTCTCATACTTTGAAAATGCTGATGTCCATACTAAAAAACCTCAAGATGAACAGTTTCTCAAAATATCTGCAAATCCTGCTGTTACTGGCTGTTTGCAGCTGGATGCCTGCAGCTCAGATCCCTGCATGCATGATGGGATATGTGAAGATTTCTATACTTCCTACCGTTGCATATGTCCCAAAGGATGGACTGGTGCACATTGTGAAAGCAACATTGATGAATGCTTTTCAAACCCCTGTATTCATGGAAACTGCACGGACAGAATCGCCTCCTACGAGTGCAGTTGTGAACCTGGTTTCACAGGGGTAAACTGCGAAGAGGACATAGACAACTGCCGTGGCCACCAGTGTGCAAATGGGGCCACTTGCATAGATGGGATTAATGGATATTCTTGCTTGTGTGCTGGTAACTTCACCGGAAAATTTTGCAGGTACTATTAACAAGGCAGGTCCTTATGTTTCTGTCAGGTCTCTTCTGAGAGATTATTACACTGATACCTCCATTTTAACTGGATATTACAGACCTGTATTTGGAATGGGGAATAGTTGTAGACAGTGATGATTCCAGGAAGAACAAACACCACATTGCCAAATGCACattaaattcattttctaaatatcTGTGGAAATTTATGATGAAACCTTTCACCTCACTACCTCAGCTGTTtattgttttgttggttttttcccctccaaattaAAAGTATGAATCTATTTATACATTAATTATGGCTGCAGAATTAAGTTATAAAGAGTCTGCAGTACAAAAAGTTGTACAGACCGATTAGGTGTGGACAGATAGCAAAAAAAGACACTAATCTAGACAGAGACCAATGGGTCAGTACAAGAAGGAGACAAGGGACACAGAACTCTTCTGCCAGCCTCGTTCATACAAGCTCTCTGGTGACAGGATTACAAGTCAGTCAGAGCACTGAGGCAGACCTGCtgcatctttttcaaaaaaagattatAAGGGTTTTGAACCTCTAAAGCTATATTTTGTTAGAATATACTCTAGAAAAGCAAACTCTTTTAAGTAGAGAAATTCAGACTTAGTGAGTAAGTAGAATAACAATAAAAGAAtttgtaaagaagtttttcccctaCCCACAGCATCCTTCCTAGGTGGGTCTTTTCCTTCAGGCTTGCTCTCCCAACTCAGCAGTTCTTAGTGGCTGCAGGCACCACACAGTCCATTCTTTCCATCACCTCTGAGGCATCTTCATATGCCTGTTTCCTATTCTTCTCAGGCGCTGGCCTTCTAAGGCTGCAGgctcttttcttgtttctctgtccATTGCCTGCCCTTCTCTGCGCTCCATAAACTTCTCCCTTCTGAGCATGTCCTGTTGCTCTGAGAGAAAGCAAAATCCTACCCCTTTCTCCAGAGGACTCCAACCAACCCAGCCTGCTGCACCGTGCAGGGCACAAACAGGCAGTCTTGTCTCTGCTGGTATTACGTAGAGCAACAACTCAAATTCTTTGTGAACAGAAAAAATAGGGCCTGTCTCTCACAGCCCCCAAATCAACTCTGTTAAAACCAGTTGGTTTCATTTATGCAATTTCAATTTGTACGTTGAACACTGGCTAATTTTTGCATGACGTGGATTAGAGAGAGAACCTTCAAACCTTCCACCACAGGAGTGCTGTGAACAGTATGAACAGCTATAGGGGTAGTAACAACGTAAGCTGCTCTGGCTAGAAATGAACGTTTGTCTACAGTATTAGGAACCCAAGTCACATCGAAAATTAACGTTGTCAAATAACCTGAATCATTCGGGTGGTTTAGGAAAATATACCAATGATGTTTTACACGGACGGGTTTTTAGTTTCCTGGCAAATGATTAATGGggctaaaataatttcagatagtTTTTTCTCTTGAATTGTCATGATTCAGAACTAAAAACTACAGGGAAACTAGATTTAAACTTTATTCCAGTCCCATAAATGGCTCCCTCACATAGCAAACGTTGACTTCAGTAGCAGTATTGCCTATACCAAAAACAAACATACTGCATACTAATCATCTCCTAAATGCTCTGATAATTGCAAAAACTGAGATACTTGGAAGGCCTCAGTTTGGCTCAGATTTCCTCTTTGAATTGATATTCAGAATAGGACACAAGGAGTTAAACTCCACTGACTTCTCTGCATCTGTcctctaatttcatttttaaatacaagtccTTAAAAACAATGAAGTTAGATCCATTATGAAGAGAGCGCTGTTTTCACTATACAGTCATGCTAGTCTGAATGTGAAGACTTCTATTTTTCTTAGAgtacattataaaa
This genomic window contains:
- the CRB1 gene encoding protein crumbs homolog 1 isoform X4, encoding MRNDSRCLSNSCQKSSTCIAGDKDNTCPCADISVDTVEELCNKTYDPCSSNPCLQNATCLSSAGNFSFTCECPAGYNGTTCEIAISVCDTNPCEHGGTCQYGLAGPTCLCHAGYTGTLCEVDFDECVSEPCHNGAVCRDGVDEYSCYCVPGYQGKHCDLEVNECVSDPCLNGAMCLNQIGRYDCICPLGYTGTNCELEIDECLSQPCLNGATCHDFLGSFTCSCMLGFLGDLCDTNIDECISQPCLHAGQCTDGVSGYSCNCTGTGFIGLHCETPLPLCWSEPCYNNATCEESTDNYTCHCWPGYTGSHCENDVSECSSNPCLSESECIELSWANWYGSVPGLPSEFSYDKAEGYICSCKPGFTGIHCDADINECYMNPCQNGGICENFPGNYTCHCPSADKEGIYYGGWNCTEVLHGCTDQQCQNNGICIPHLKNGQHGFSCICSPGYTGIHCETITTFSFDRNSFLWLKNPMPPKKESFYNINLSFQTVQPTAFLFYRGEKDTFVKLELWNGYLRLSIRVNNQPQALLSISHNVSDGEWHSVEVTLARAVTLNLLDSSCIESCVNKTSAVIDNDHVMLAFQNTFLGSLPVGNFSSNSLLNIYNMHSAPSFVGCLQDIEIDLNIITPENVSPESSLNVKTGCTKKDWCENNPCQNRGRCINLWLSYHCDCYRPYTGPSCSTEYIPGRFGSEDISGYAAFSVDATQNENVNISMFVRTRKSSGLLLALRNSTYLYVSIYLEGGKLTMLAPNSMKLLGKHTMNDGNFYLISLKIEPNKMELFQSSQYIGFISTPALTIQSKDILYIGGLPDNGETDINSRNFKGCIQDVRLNNQPLEFFPIASPLNSLINRTLINITKGCAGDNLCKSNPCHNGGVCYSVWDDFTCTCPPNTAGKACEEVKWCELGPCPHEAQCQLVHQGFECLANAVFSGRSSAIFYRSNGKISRDLTNIVFGFRTRDTDVILLYAEKEPECVTISIQNSRLLFQLQSGNSFYKLTLASSRPVSDGKWHQVTVSMIEPQSQASRWHIDIDNKSDTATSTTVTGSLNFLREEIDIYVADKAFDNLDGLQGCMSTIEIGGIYLSYFENADVHTKKPQDEQFLKISANPAVTGCLQLDACSSDPCMHDGICEDFYTSYRCICPKGWTGAHCESNIDECFSNPCIHGNCTDRIASYECSCEPGFTGVNCEEDIDNCRGHQCANGATCIDGINGYSCLCAGNFTGKFCRYRRLPYTICGNEERNLTCYNYGNCTDLSGELRCVCLPGFTGERCEKDIDECSSDPCLNGGLCQNLLNKFHCLCDVNYAGDRCEIDDKGTPTRRAHLSPGSAYKEGDSGQKPTSPRSVPAALLTPAPARDVRRRDSRTSRGTPLAPQFLQVPSCPGTDMHHF